From the Megalopta genalis isolate 19385.01 chromosome 13, iyMegGena1_principal, whole genome shotgun sequence genome, one window contains:
- the LOC117224402 gene encoding leucine-rich melanocyte differentiation-associated protein isoform X2, producing MTSLGKLIFVDIHCRQSKSLCTEKTNADVIDSLSLAFEQLFYMPFDIIENYANTVHTLDISHNKFSRNLQFLGEFENLTSLNLDHNSIDDYTVFPYMPKLQLLWLNHNNIEELYPFVKNLYESVPNLRYLSLMGNKAAPSYLNGGSFYDYLQYRLYIISWFPHLVHLDDRLVTPEQREEAKRLFKRPFLENLADHTPLPECIKHLHNKITNIFFKPTLPYKEKSRGTNFIV from the exons ATGACTTCTTTAGGGAAACTAATATTTGTAGACATTCATTGTAGACAATCAAAGTCATTATGTACAGAGAAAACAAATGCAGATGTTATAGATTCtctatcgcttgcatttgagcAGTTATTTTATATGCCATTTGACATCattgaaaattatgctaacACAGTACATACTTTGGACATTAGTCACAATAAGTTTAGTAG AAATTTACAATTCTTGGGAGAATTTGAAAATTTAACATCACTAAACTTAGATCACAATAGCATAGACGACTACACTGTATTCCCATATATGCCAAAACTGCAACTTCTGTGGTTAAACCATAATAATATTGAGGAATTGTATCCATTTGTAAAGAATCTCTATGAGAGTGTGCCCAACCTCAGATATTTATCCCTCATGGGTAATAAAGCAGCGCCGAGTTACTTGAATGGGGGATCTTTCTACGATTATCTTCAATACAG GTTATACATAATATCTTGGTTCCCTCATTTGGTACATCTGGATGACAGACTCGTAACACCAGAACAACGTGAAGAAGCTAAGAGGCTTTTCAAACGACCATTTTTAGAAAATCTAGCCGATCATACTCCACTTCCTGAATGCATCAAACATCTgcacaataaaattacaaatatattttttaaaccaACACTGCCTTACAAAGAGAAATCGAGAGGAACAAATTTTATTGTTTAA
- the LOC117224402 gene encoding leucine-rich melanocyte differentiation-associated protein isoform X1: MLDYSDELELQKEADEVDQLAMTSLGKLIFVDIHCRQSKSLCTEKTNADVIDSLSLAFEQLFYMPFDIIENYANTVHTLDISHNKFSRNLQFLGEFENLTSLNLDHNSIDDYTVFPYMPKLQLLWLNHNNIEELYPFVKNLYESVPNLRYLSLMGNKAAPSYLNGGSFYDYLQYRLYIISWFPHLVHLDDRLVTPEQREEAKRLFKRPFLENLADHTPLPECIKHLHNKITNIFFKPTLPYKEKSRGTNFIV, encoded by the exons AT GTTGGATTACAGTGATGAGTTAGAATTGCAAAAAGAAGCTGACGAGGTGGATCAACTTGCCATGACTTCTTTAGGGAAACTAATATTTGTAGACATTCATTGTAGACAATCAAAGTCATTATGTACAGAGAAAACAAATGCAGATGTTATAGATTCtctatcgcttgcatttgagcAGTTATTTTATATGCCATTTGACATCattgaaaattatgctaacACAGTACATACTTTGGACATTAGTCACAATAAGTTTAGTAG AAATTTACAATTCTTGGGAGAATTTGAAAATTTAACATCACTAAACTTAGATCACAATAGCATAGACGACTACACTGTATTCCCATATATGCCAAAACTGCAACTTCTGTGGTTAAACCATAATAATATTGAGGAATTGTATCCATTTGTAAAGAATCTCTATGAGAGTGTGCCCAACCTCAGATATTTATCCCTCATGGGTAATAAAGCAGCGCCGAGTTACTTGAATGGGGGATCTTTCTACGATTATCTTCAATACAG GTTATACATAATATCTTGGTTCCCTCATTTGGTACATCTGGATGACAGACTCGTAACACCAGAACAACGTGAAGAAGCTAAGAGGCTTTTCAAACGACCATTTTTAGAAAATCTAGCCGATCATACTCCACTTCCTGAATGCATCAAACATCTgcacaataaaattacaaatatattttttaaaccaACACTGCCTTACAAAGAGAAATCGAGAGGAACAAATTTTATTGTTTAA